Proteins co-encoded in one Nothobranchius furzeri strain GRZ-AD chromosome 4, NfurGRZ-RIMD1, whole genome shotgun sequence genomic window:
- the lcat gene encoding phosphatidylcholine-sterol acyltransferase, with product MGSSGHLGSVLLVLLLLDHSAGFWIVNLVFPPSTKPKPLSNDTSPLIIVPGSLGNRLEAKVDKPTLVHWLCYKKTEHWFPLWIDLNMFMPIGVDCWIDNIRLVYNRTTRRSTNAPGVQVRVPGFGETYSIEYLDSNKLAGYFHTMVQSLENVGYIRNETVRGAPYDWRLAPHENTEYLTKLRALVEEMYEQYQKPIYLLGHSMGSNYVLYFLNQQPQAWKDKYIRGFISLGAPWGGAVKVVRVLASGENDGIPMISNIKIRQKQRMVTTNLWMLPSEDIWPQDHVFVSTPTFNYTHRDYQRFFADIGYEDGWYKWEDTKNLTGALHPPGVEVWCMYGVGLPTPVTHIYDAEFPDGDPVDFVYADGDDTVDSFSMGLCKRWVGQQEQPVHVTEYRGLPHLDIVFHEKVLDQIQQILEGKSDAPKEVDVRFEAK from the exons ATGGGATCCTCGGGCCATCTTGGCTCGGTGCTGCTCGTCCTGCTTCTGCTGGATCACTCCGCGGGATTCTGGATCGTTAATTTGGTTTTTCCCCCCAGCACCAAACCCAAACCTCTGAGCAACGACACCTCACCGCTCATTATCG TGCCGGGGAGTTTGGGGAACCGGCTGGAGGCGAAGGTAGACAAGCCAACGCTGGTTCACTGGTTGTGTTACAAGAAAACGGAGCACTGGTTTCCTCTGTGGATTGACCTGAACATGTTCATGCCCATCGGAGTGGACTGCTGGATCGATAACATCAG GCTCGTTTACAACAGGACGACTCGACGGTCCACCAACGCACCTGGGGTCCAGGTACGGGTCCCTGGCTTTGGGGAAACCTACTCCATAGAGTACCTGGACAGTAACAAACTGGCTG GTTATTTTCATACCATGGTGCAGAGTTTGGAGAACGTTGGCTACATCCGGAACGAGACGGTCCGTGGAGCTCCGTACGACTGGAGATTAGCGCCAC ACGAGAACACGGAGTACCTAACGAAGCTGCGGGCCCTGGTGGAGGAGATGTACGAGCAGTACCAGAAACCCATTTACCTTCTGGGACACAGCATGGGCTCCAACTACGTCCTGTACTTCCTCAACCAGCAGCCTCAAGCCTGGAAGGACAAGTACATCAGGGGCTTCATCTCCCTGGGTGCTCCATGGGGGGGTGCCGTCAAAGTGGTCCGAGTCTTAGCTTCAG GTGAGAACGACGGCATCCCAATGATCTCCAACATCAAGATCCGCCAGAAGCAGAGGATGGTGACAACCAACCTGTGGATGCTGCCGTCTGAGGACATCTGGCCACAGGACCACGTTTTTGTCTCCACGCCGACCTTTAACTACACCCACAGGGACTACCAGCGCTTCTTCGCAGACATCGGCTACGAGGATGGCTG GTATAAGTGGGAGGACACCAAGAACCTGACCGGTGCTCTCCACCCGCCTGGCGTAGAGGTGTGGTGTATGTACGGCGTGGGGCTTCCGACTCCCGTCACACACATCTATGATGCAGAGTTTCCTGACGGAGACCCGGTGGACTTTGTTTACGCAGACGGGGACGATACAGTGGACAGCTTCAGCATGGGGCTGTGCAAACGCTGGGTAGGGCAGCAGGAGCAGCCCGTCCACGTGACAGAATACAGAGGACTGCCTCACCTGGACATAGTGTTCCACGAAAAGGTGCTCGATCAAATCCAGCAGATCCTGGAGGGCAAATCAGACGCACCCAAAGAGGTTGATGTCCGTTTTGAGGCTAAATGA